The following coding sequences are from one Neurospora crassa OR74A linkage group I, whole genome shotgun sequence window:
- a CDS encoding VPS9 domain-containing protein — translation MQPLNPFLSAFAKSPYLAQCSPPQQHILLVPTTDVILDSRDTETGAPLSASVASDEFIGSHVLRILPPKGGPGAGAKEPTQNLREMKGKPKLYSTINGRTIVIKDNYVYSNKGFRALAQANLLHDALWYPDTLELKQFLVYFISRPLVGSWEEVNIPPALLPPEPTTRPKPIAAASDAPKKKDIRSFHELLNHFPAIARQMQNGLEKLFREFTLVVERPLPPPPSASVIPDPEPINGPITHAVRSVRSNSTGSISFTRNTHGDHLTESIYSQDDEDIMRVALETAVTSAIDLFQNVDKQQLSLLGATTDLTGPVVERMIERYVTENVHYMLFPRLTTLRRPDDLELEAKIRQMDNIDISQLGIAMDGGSRAKRDLISRLGRAVDEFRKMTNASCPQEMMEILLSTAKAATQLALPEPPHTPGPASEKPILTINADTLVSLLLYVVIKAQIKHLQARLSYVRHFIFIDDVDSGEIGYALSTFEAVLAYLDRDSGGLRRASRRNRALWDAVSKGDIVELKKIMEPETYSSDDAYYAVESRPSSRRASGNDWNFANGGSSLSSTAFSVSERFSEGSGLSHVFPFQDGASDDIDIDPYEAEPLPLPKKVKRVSMDTRSMSLSSSSEISFRSRTASITTTWTGGVEGDTSIERLAQTTDALGESVPMMAIQNGRIEVLEYLLSLSQYFPAHVLLEDQNNAGTTLMSAAVQLGEAKVINMLLNLFLETTPRDQLRDYLARQDTWGRSAAHYLFHAPFLIKLIGEMLPWRQKDKNGQTPLFALCRSYDHANYSVMVEEGLDFATRTQGDGQPLHLDEHVDGKGNTLLHIINDPKLALQILQHCDVDVNATNEKRFTPLMLASKYGRFDMVRVLFGDPRVDVAARELRGLTAVELAKDDEVRNKIDDLTLFSLIPGSDSRTTGVVRSYFVEDTSIRFVLKSGAPVDRYSYAVTTCRRSLTDFEHLVKLLEIENPSSWIPSLADVRSPTQILSRPSRAVLKDLQIRMDWFLRVLLAHPTFATHEMLWEFFLVPDLQLDMMAERSRLKAEALTEKIHDEMEPVIDLREVEQFVDHARDIVRSVHFSTRSVARRANVVGNVAMDLYDASQLLHRVLTTFPFLPPSHLTALELYVRALAPPQNSPTNLFFNAFLTLYSNVEAILRALAKPPRTIAKIVSIRREAERNYNSLNRSSRWPLGLLDETRQRINEEREEKVKNAEREAEMLGKELRYAQQTVAGELAGWRDMHEKMGRRAIRELARGMLILERGRMEGLKRALRKVKAVEAGGLTGLRDSAVDRNSVGVGGSSSGGYRGNGNGNGNGRGVPGKGVVGVGKAPATIAASTVVATGRIDDNLL, via the exons TTAAGCAGTTCCTGGTCTATTTCATATCACGCCCGCTGGTCGGATCTTGGGAGGAAGTCAACATCCCTCCGGCCCTCCTGCCGCCCGAACCAACCACCCGACCCAAACCTATTGCAGCTGCGTCGGACGCACCGAAAAAGAAGGACATTAGGAGCTTCCACGAACTCCTCAACCATTTTCCCGCCATTGCAAGGCAGATGCAAAATGGTCTCGAGAAGCTGTTCCGCGAGTTCACCCTTGTAGTCGAACGACCACTACCGCCACCTCCCTCTGCGAGCGTCATCCCGGACCCAGAACCCATCAATGGCCCCATTACACATGCAGTTCGAAGTGTACGATCGAACAGTACAGGAAGTATCAGCTTCACAAGGAACACGCATGGCGACCACTTGACCGAGAGCATATACAgccaggatgatgaggacaTTATGAGGGTGGCTCTGGAGACCGCTGTAACGTCAGCCATTGACCTCTTCCAAAATGTCGATAAGCAACAATTGTCTTTGTTGGGCGCAACTACCGACTTGACGGGACCAGTTGTCGAACGTATGATTGAACGTTATGTGACGGAAAACGTACACTACATGTTGTTCCCCCGCTTGACGACACTTCGACGGCCGGATGATCTCGAGCTAGAGGCCAAGATACGGCAGATggataatatcgatatttcTCAGCTAGGAATCGCTATGGACGGTGGGTCGCGAGCAAAGCGTGATCTCATCTCTCGACTGGGGCGCGCGGTGGACGAGTTCCGCAAAATGACAAACGCCAGCTGTCCCCAGGAGATGATGGAAATTCTTCTTTCTACTGCCAAGGCTGCAACGCAGCTCGCTTTACCTGAGCCTCCGCACACTCCGGGGCCAGCTTCAGAAAAGCCCATTTTGACCATCAACGCTGATACCCTTGTATCTCTGCTGCTGTATGTTGTCATCAAAGCTCAGATTAAGCACCTCCAAGCGCGACTAAGCTATGTTCGAcacttcatcttcatcgatgATGTTGATAGCGGCGAGATCGGCTATGCGCTTAGCACATTCGAGGCTGTTTTGGCGTATCTTGACCGGGACTCCGGCGGGTTACGGAGAGCCAGTCGTCGGAACAGAGCCCTTTGGGACGCGGTGTCAAAGGGCGACATAGTGGAGCTGAAGAAAATCATGGAACCAGAAACGTATTCCAGCGACGATGCCTATTATGCAGTCGAATCCCGGCCTTCCTCACGCAGGGCATCGGGAAATGACTGGAACTTCGCGAATGGGGGTTCGAGTCTGTCTTCAACAGCCTTTTCCGTATCGGAGCGGTTCTCTGAAGGTTCTGGTCTCAGTCACGTATTTCCGTTCCAGGATGGAGCATCCGATGACATCGACATTGATCCTTACGAAGCTGAACCACTGCCTCTGCCAAAGAAAGTCAAAAGGGTATCAATGGACACTCGAAGTATGTCACTGTCGAGCAGCTCGGAGATCTCATTTAGGTCTAGGACAGCTAGCATCACCACGACATGGACAGGTGGAGTTGAAGGCGACACTAGTATTGAACGCCTCGCCCAGACCACCGATGCACTTGGGGAGTCAGTACCGATGATGGCCATCCAAAACGGCCGTATCGAGGTCTTGGAGTATCTGCTGTCACTGAGCCAGTATTTCCCTGCCCATGTCTTGTTGGAAGACCAAAATAACGCGGGCACGACATTGATGAGCGCTGCAGTTCAGTTGGGTGAAGCCAAAGTCATCAACATGCTATTGAACTTATTCCTCGAAACAACGCCGCGCGATCAGCTTAGAGATTATCTCGCCAGACAAGATACATGGGGTCGTAGTGCTGCGCATTACCTCTTCCACGCTCCTTTCCTAATAAAACTTATAGGCGAGATGCTACCTTGGCGGCAGAAGGACAAAAACGGACAAACGCCATTATTCGCGTTATGTCGGTCGTATGATCATGCCAACTACTCCGTCATGGTAGAGGAGGGCCTTGACTTTGCCACGAGAACTCAGGGCGATGGACAACCTCTGCACCTGGATGAACATGTCGATGGCAAGGGCAATACCCTTCTGCATATCATCAACGACCCGAAGCTTGCGTTACAAATCTTGCAACATTGCGATGTTGATGTCAATGCAACCAACGAAAAGAGGTTTACCCCTCTGATGCTGGCCAGCAAGTATGGGCGTTTCGATATGGTGCGAGTGCTCTTCGGAGATCCTCGCGTCGATGTTGCGGCCAGGGAGCTTCGAGGGTTGACAGCCGTAGAGTTGGCCAAGGACGACGAGGTCCGCAACAAGATCGACGATCTCACCCTGTTTTCACTCATACCAGGCTCCGACTCACGCACGACGGGTGTGGTACGATCCTATTTCGTTGAGGATACCTCTATCCGTTTTGTGCTGAAGTCGGGGGCACCGGTCGACCGGTATAGTTATGCCGTAACGACGTGTCGTCGATCTCTGACGGACTTTGAGCACCTTGTTAAGTTGCTGGAGATCGAGAACCCTTCCTCATGGATACCGTCTCTGGCGGATGTGCGGTCGCCGACACAGATTCTTTCCAGGCCAAGTCGAGCGGTGCTCAAGGATCTCCAAATTCGTATGGATTGGTTCTTGCGGGTACTTTTGGCGCATCCCACGTTTGCTACTCATGAGATGCTTTGGGAGTTCTTCCTGGTGCCTGATTTGCAGCTTGACATGATGGCTGAACGGAGTAGGCTCAAAGCGGAAGCGCTAACGGAGAAAATCCATGACGAGATGGAGCCTGTCATAGACCTTAGGGAGGTTGAGCAGTTTGTGGATCATGCTCGTGATATTGTCAGGAGCGTGCACTTTTCTACCAGGAGTGTAGCCCGGAGGGCGAACGTAGTCGGGAACGTTGCCATGG ACCTCTACGATGCCTCCCAACTCCTTCACCGCGTCCTCAccaccttccctttcctcccaCCCTCCCACCTAACCGCTCTGGAACTCTACGTCCGCGCCCTCGCTCCACCCCAAAACTCGCCAACAaacctcttcttcaacgccTTCTTAACTCTTTACTCCAATGTTGAAGCTATCCTCCGCGCCCTCGCCAAGCCGCCGCGAACCATTGCGAAGATTGTGTCCATTCGCCGCGAGGCCGAGCGTAACTACAACTCGCTCAACCGCTCGTCGCGTTGGCCGCTCGGTCTTTTGGATGAGACGAGGCAGCGGATAAACGAGGAACGAGaggagaaggtcaagaaTGCGGAGCGCGAGGCGGAGATGCTGGGAAAAGAACTAAGGTATGCCCAGCAGACGGTAGCGGGCGAACTGGCGGGGTGGAGGGATATGCATGAAAAGATGGGACGGAGAGCGATTAGGGAGTTGGCGAGGGGGATGTTGATCTTGGAGAGAGGACGAATGGAGGGGTTGAAGAGGGCTTTGAGGAAGGTCAAGGCGGTTGAGGCGGGAGGGCTGACGGGTTTGCGGGATAGTGCTGTTGACAGGAATTcagttggggttggtggaaGTAGTAGTGGTGGCTACAGGggaaatgggaatgggaatgggaatgggagggGTGTACCCGGCAAAGGCGTCGTCGGTGTGGGAAAAGCCCCAGCGACGATAGCCGCCAGTACGGTGGTTGCGACGGGGAGGATTGATGATAACTTGTTATAG
- a CDS encoding GTP-binding protein, translating to MPPKKQVVEEKILLGRPGNNLKSGIVGLANVGKSTLFQAITKCNLGNPANFPYATIDPEEARVIVPDERFDWLCEKYQPKSRVPANLTVYDIAGLTRGASTGAGLGNAFLSHIRAVDAIFQVVRAFDDAEIIHVEGDVNPTRDLDIISEELRLKDIEFVEKALENQKKKTRQGGQSLQMKQWKEEEATIEKILAHLKDGKEVRKGTWGPKEIEVINPLFLLTAKPVVYLVNLSERDYIRKKNKHLPAIAAWINEHAKGDPIIPLSVSFEERLTRFETEAEAAEECKKVGAESALPKIIIQMRKALNLGSFFTTGPDEVRQWTIRNGTKAPQAAGVIHTDFEKTFIQAVVYNYNVLRELGGDEAEVKAKGKVMTKGKDYVVEDGDIILFKAGAAKS from the exons ATGCCTCCCAAGAAGCAGGTcgtggaggagaagatccTCCTGGGCCGTCCCGGCAACAACCTGAAGAGCGGCATT GTTGGACTGGCAAACGTTGGCAAGTCCACGCTCTTCCAGGCCATCACCAAGTGCAACCTTGGTAACCCCGCC AACTTCCCCTATGCCACCATTGACCCCGAGGAGGCCCGCGTCATCGTTCCCGATGAGCGCTTCGACTGGCTGTGCGAGAAGTACCAGCCCAAGTCGCGCGTCCCCGCCAACTTGACTGTCTACGATATCGCTGGTCTTACCCGCGGTGCCTCCACCGGCGCTGGTCTCGGCAATGCTTTCTTGTCTCACATCCGCGCCGTCGATGCCATCTTCCAGGTTGTCCGTGCTTTCGATGATGCCGAGATTATCCACGTCGAGGGTGATGTCAACCCCACTCGTGATCTCGACATCATCAGCGAGGAGCTTCGTCTCAAGGATATCGAGTTCGTCGAGAAAGCCCTCGagaaccagaagaagaagacccgCCAGGGCGGTCAGTCTCTTCAGATGAAGCaatggaaggaggaagaggccacTATCGAGAAGATCTTGGCCCACCTCAAGGACGGCAAGGAGGTCCGCAAGGGCACCTGGGGTCCCAAGGAG ATCGAGGTCATCAaccctctcttccttttgACTGCCAAGCCCGTCGTCTACCTCGTCAACCTTTCCGAGCGTGACTACATccgcaagaagaacaagcaTCTTCCCGCGATTGCCGCCTGGATCAACGAGCACGCCAAGGGTGATCCCATCATTCCCCTCTCCGTCTCCTTTGAGGAGCGCCTCACTCGCTTCGagaccgaggccgaggctgCCGAGGAGTGCAAGAAGGTTGGCGCCGAGTCTGCTTTGCCCAAGATTATTATCCAGATGCGCAAGGCCCTCAACCTCGGCTCGTTCTTCACCACCGGTCCCGATGAGGTTCGCCAGTGGACCATCCGTAACGGCACCAAGGCTCCCCAGGCCGCTGGTGTCATTCACACTGATTTCGAGAAGACCTTCATTCAGGCTGTCGTCTACAACTACAACGTCCTCAGGGAGCTCGGTGGTGACGAAGCCgaggtcaaggccaagggcaaggtcatgaccaagggcaaggattACGTcgttgaggatggtgatATCATCCTCTTCAAGGCCGGTGCTGCCAAGAGCTAA
- a CDS encoding UPF0326 protein hag1: MSGKKSHKPARPHRSTLAIPKTEILINVYDLLPPGRISSTLWFLGTSLLHSGVVINGREYAYGGHTHRGKTGVYWTAPRTEPPGGTFRCELLHGFTLATPAEIDAIIREASEEFLGTAYNLLTKNCNHFTSHLCQKLTGLPGPAWLNRAASIGVALPCMVPKDWIEVPEYDTADGELVDDVDHGGNGRGNGGLHGNSGGRDKREERRAAREERKRAAREEDEEELLADERSRMLSSSGESPTLVDLGRERDRERASTTYNIGNGNEREGEGQYRDDEGGAESGKGKGKAAAVATRDSAGRTLPPAERAPTSS; encoded by the exons ATGTCAGGCAAGAAGTCACACAAGCCAGCAAGGCCACACCGATCGACCCTAGCAATTCCAAAGACCGAGATCCTCATCAACGTCTACGATCTCCTGCCG CCCGGCCGCATCTCCTCGACCCTCTGGTTCCTCGGAACCTCCCTTCTCCATTCCGGCGTCGTCATCAACGGCCGCGAATACGCCTACGGTGGCCACACACACCGAGGCAAGACGGGAGTCTACTGGACGGCGCCCCGCACCGAGCCGCCAGGGGGCACCTTTCGGTGCGAGCTATTGCACGGCTTCACGCTCGCGACGCCGGCCGAGATCGACGCCATCATCCGCGAAGCGTCCGAAGAGTTTCTCGGGACCGCCTACAACCTGTTGACGAAAAACTGCAACCACTTTACGTCGCACCTGTGTCAGAAGCTGACGGGGCTGCCCGGGCCGGCATGGCTGAATCGTGCCGCCAGCATCGGCGTGGCTCTGCCGTGCATGGTGCCCAAGGATTGGATCGAGGTTCCCGAGTATGATACTGCGGACGGCGAGCTAGTTGATGACGTGGATCATGGCGGTAATGGGCGCGGAAACGGTGGACTACATGGGAACAGTGGTGGGCGGGAcaaaagagaggagaggagggcagcgagagaggaaaggaaaagagctgcgagggaggaagatgaagaggagctgCTGGCGGACGAGCGGTCGAGGATGTTGAGTAGTTCGGGGGAGTCGCCTACGCTTGTTGATctgggaagggaaagagaccGCGAACGGGCATCGACGACATATAATATCGGTAATGGTAATGAGAGGGAGGGTGAGGGGCAATATCGAGATGATGAAGGGGGGGCCGAAAGTGGGAAGGGTAAGgggaaggcggcggcggtggctaCGAGAGATTCTGCTGGCAGAACGCTACCGCCTGCGGAGAGGGCACCGACTTCTTCTTAA
- the acw-11 gene encoding anchored cell wall protein 11 yields MRQNIIFVALSALTAAVAAQSSNSNLTVPVDSVNPTLRNQWCVAQYNTCKILCGMSVSKNDCDPTTLEWSCTCSSGVSPAVEEYEQTVPFLMCEFAFDTCIANHPNDSQGQDKCETDIRDKCATKPPAAIKVSSSSAAATTSAAKPTQTKDTAVETSAAPASSTSESFAAPTNAAAFLGNGVAAAAAGVFAAALL; encoded by the exons ATGCGTCAGaacatcatcttcgtcgCGCTCTCCGCGCTCACCGCTGCCGTCGCCGCCCAGTCGTCCAACAGCAACCTCACCGTCCCCGTCGACTCTGTTAACCCGACCTTGAGGA ACCAGTGGTGTGTTGCCCAGTACAACACCTGCAAGATTCTTTGCGGCATGTCTGTCTCGAAGAACGACTGCGACCCG ACGACGCTGGAATGGAGCTGCACTTGCAGTTCTGGCGTTTCCCCAGCTGTTGAGGAATACGAACAGACTGTACCTTTT CTCATGTGTGAATTCGCCTTCGACACCTGCATCGCCAACCACCCAAACGATTCCCAGGGTCAGGATAAGTGCGAGACGGACATCAGAGACAAGTGCGCTACCAAGCCGCCTGCCGCGATCAAGGTATCCTCGTCTAGCGCCGCTGCCACCACTTCCGCTGCCAAGCCCACCCAGACCAAGGACACTGCCGTTGAGACTTCCGCTGCCCCCGCTTCCTCGACCTCTGAAAGCTTTGCTGCTCCCACCAACGCTGCTGCCTTCCTCGGCAacggtgttgctgctgccgctgctggtgTCTTCGCCGCTGCCCTTCTCTAA